The following are from one region of the Salinirussus salinus genome:
- a CDS encoding MBL fold metallo-hydrolase: MPDRDNVTRFDMPRPDLPAYLTASPDEPIGCHLVDDTLFGTGYALSTDQLLRKLEAAGGLERVVVEHEDTDHYGALPGVVERFDPEVVVPDGDHAFLQRTYADLEADRLVEGGEEVAGFRAIRVRGHTYGNMAFVDESRGLLVAGDTVVRADSDIAPDRRWSGPLAPPAEMFNRDTERARRNLVALAGLDVEDILLTHGEDVRGGGGDAVDRLLRDLGLHWEL; the protein is encoded by the coding sequence ATGCCAGACCGTGACAACGTGACCCGGTTCGACATGCCCAGGCCGGACCTGCCGGCCTACCTCACCGCCTCGCCCGACGAGCCCATCGGCTGTCACCTCGTCGACGACACCCTCTTCGGGACGGGCTACGCGCTCAGCACCGACCAGCTCCTCCGCAAACTGGAGGCCGCCGGGGGCCTCGAGCGCGTGGTCGTCGAGCACGAGGACACCGACCACTACGGCGCGCTCCCGGGCGTTGTCGAGCGGTTCGACCCCGAGGTGGTCGTCCCCGACGGCGACCACGCCTTCCTCCAGCGGACCTACGCCGACCTCGAGGCCGACCGGCTGGTCGAGGGCGGCGAGGAGGTCGCGGGCTTTCGGGCGATCCGGGTGCGCGGGCACACCTACGGAAACATGGCCTTCGTCGACGAATCCAGGGGATTGCTCGTCGCGGGCGACACGGTCGTCCGGGCCGACAGCGACATCGCGCCCGACCGGCGGTGGTCGGGGCCGCTCGCCCCGCCCGCCGAGATGTTCAACCGCGACACCGAGCGCGCCCGGCGCAACCTGGTCGCGCTCGCGGGACTGGACGTCGAGGATATCCTGCTGACCCACGGCGAGGACGTCCGCGGCGGGGGCGGCGACGCGGTCGACCGGCTGCTCCGGGACCTGGGGCTGCACTGGGAGCTGTAG
- a CDS encoding cupin domain-containing protein produces the protein MAHVSTAELADRLEQDGTSYVEVLSEESMRVELARYPNPEPKTPHREDELYVVLSGSGMVHVGTETYGVEEGDVVYVEQGLEHDFFDIDEEITALVVFTDSQESVLDRRE, from the coding sequence ATGGCCCACGTCTCTACCGCTGAACTGGCCGACCGACTCGAGCAGGACGGGACGAGTTACGTCGAGGTGCTGAGCGAGGAGTCGATGCGCGTCGAACTCGCCCGCTACCCCAACCCGGAGCCGAAGACCCCCCACAGGGAAGACGAACTCTACGTCGTGCTCTCCGGCTCCGGGATGGTTCACGTCGGAACCGAGACGTACGGCGTCGAGGAGGGCGACGTCGTCTACGTCGAACAGGGCCTCGAACACGACTTCTTCGACATCGACGAGGAGATCACCGCTCTGGTCGTCTTCACGGACTCGCAGGAATCCGTCCTCGACCGCCGCGAGTGA
- a CDS encoding DUF2237 family protein — MSDPGSNPEPAPASDRQRNVLGGSLEPCSEEPATGYLRDGCCTAVEGDRGRHHLCAEVTEDFLEFSRAMGNDLVTPRPEFDFPGLEPGDRWCLCVGRWVEAREVGRAPPVVLPATNEAALAHPDVDRETLRAHAVED; from the coding sequence GTGTCCGACCCAGGCTCGAACCCGGAGCCCGCCCCCGCGTCCGACCGCCAGCGGAACGTCCTCGGCGGCTCCCTGGAACCGTGCAGCGAGGAGCCCGCAACCGGCTACCTCCGGGACGGCTGCTGTACCGCCGTCGAGGGTGACCGCGGCCGCCACCACCTCTGTGCGGAGGTCACCGAGGACTTTCTCGAGTTCTCGCGGGCGATGGGAAACGACCTCGTGACGCCCCGGCCCGAGTTCGACTTCCCGGGACTCGAGCCCGGGGACCGCTGGTGTCTCTGCGTCGGGCGGTGGGTCGAGGCGCGGGAGGTCGGCCGGGCGCCGCCGGTCGTCCTCCCGGCGACCAACGAGGCCGCACTCGCCCACCCCGACGTCGACCGCGAGACGCTGCGCGCCCACGCCGTCGAGGACTGA